CCTTGAGACTGTAATCATCAGGTCTGCCAGCTCATCTATGAATACAACAATAAATGGTAATCTTTCATCTTCAGTTTCAGGTGTCAGTCTGGAATTGAATTCCTCAATTGAACGTACTCCAATCCTGGAAAGCCTCTTGTAACGATTCTCCATTTCACTTACCAGCGCCTCAAGCAGCCCGGTTGCCTTACTGGTTTCTATAACCACCGGAGCCCACAGGTGTGGAATTCCCTCGTAGATGGACAGCTCAAGCATCTTAGGGTCTATCATCGCAAGTCTAACCTCAGAAGGTGTCTTCGTTAAAAGAATGGTCGCGATTATAGAGTGCATGCAGACACTTTTGCCAGAACCTGTAGCGCCCGCTATAAGGAGGTGAGGCATCGTGGTAATATCGGCAACGAAAGGTTCCCCCTCTATCTTCTTACCAAGAGCGATAGGAAGCTTCTGAGTTGATACTTCATCCATTATCTCCCTGAGAAATACCGTTTCGGGAGTCGGGTTGGGCACTTCAATTCCCACCGCTCCCTTCCCGGGAATCGGGGCAAGGATACGGATTCTTCTGGCTTTCAGGGCAAGGGCAAGATCGTCCGAGAGTGAAACGAATTTGTTGACTTTTATGCCCGGCCCCGGTTCTACTTCGAACCTTGTAATTACAGGTCCGGGGTAAGTACCGGATACTTTGCAGTCTATATCGAAATCGTCCAGTTTCTCAAGAAGAAGGTCTGACAGATCATCCAGCTTAGCTTTGGTCATCCTTACCCGCAATTCCTCGTTCGGGAAGTCAAGGCAGGAAATCGGTGGAGGTATGTAGCCATCTATATCATTGCTATCGTACATTACATAGGTTTCTGCGCCTTCTGGCAACCCTTCAGGACTCACCTTCCTCCTTTTGCCTGTTGGCCTCTCATTCTGAGCCATGCGTGCGGCTTTCTTTTCAGAGTGATCATCTTCCCTGGTTTTGAAGGGAGTCGAGGTAAAATTCTCATCTTTTGCATCACGTGACCATGCGTTGGATAGTGAAACCTCGGGTGCATTCATCACTTCCGTTTTTTTCTTTTTCTTCTTCTTTCTTCCGCCAGTTCCCGCGATTATCATTGAAAGCCTGTCAGCCAATGATTTAAAATCACTGCCGATATCCCAACCGGTAAACGCAATAAGTGAAGCCACAAATGCCGTGAAAAGGATAAGAAAGGTTATGGGGGCTCCGGTAACAGGAGCAAGTAAATCTCCCAATCCCCCGGCTACACTGCCACCGGGAACATTGTGAAATCCCATCGTCCTTCTGCTTATCACAAAATCAAGCAGTGTCGCAAAGAAATATCCGGTAACAGCAATACCCGATAGAATTCTGAATCCTGTTTTTTTGAATCTAAGATCAAGGATCCATGCACCCGTCTGAAAAAGAAACAGCGGCAAAAGAAGGGAAAGGTATCCAAGTTTTCCAAAAAGGAAACTGCGTATACTACCCGCAAGTCCCTGCGGCGGTACAATCAGCACTATAATCATAGCTGCGCCAAGGAACAGCACGGTTACAAGGAGAACATTATGCAGCCTGTTCTGCTTTTTCCGGCTTGCTTTTCTGGACGCCGTTCGTCTTCTTTTTGTAGCCATTATATCTGCCTCAACGTATTTCCTTTTTTATCCGCCGGAAATGCGGGATCTCCTTCAAGCCTGCCGTCTATCCAGTACCGGTACTTCAGAGTCTGTCCGGAAACAGCTTCAATCTCGCCAACCCAGCTTCCATCAGGGAGACGCTGCATCGGGTTCTCTTCCTCATCCCAATTATTGAATTTTCCAACGACAGATACTCTGCTGGAATTCTTCGCGGTGAGACACAGGAAATCCACTCTGACTCTCTTACCAAGGCTCTTCTGTACAGCGTCCTTAAGATCATCGTATGGCCTGAAAACAAGTCTTATTCTGGGAGGTATCTCGATTATCCCCTCTCCCTGGGGGTCACGTGCTCTCCGTTTTCTTCCTTCCCTGGTTTCGAAACAGCCAAAGCCTCTCAAATAGATCGTTTCTCCTTTACATAACTGTTCCGAAATTGAATCCAGCAGCGCGGCCAGTACCGATCTTGCTACTTTCCTGCTGATACCGGTTTTAGCGGCTACTTCGCCCGACAGTTCATCCTTAGTCATATCGTCTCCCGAGTAAGCACCATAATAATCACACCACACTTAGCCAAATATTTCAGCGAACAGTGTTCATCGTTATTTCCAGTGAACTGTGTTCATCGTTATCAGGTAATATCTATCTCACCATCTTAACAGACGTTGAAGTCAATACATCACCGCCGGCAATCCGTCAACCTGCATCATGGGTGCCGGGGCTAACATCTAAACATTTTGTCTTATTAATTTTATATATTGTTTATATTCTGTCTTATTCTTTGAACACTTTGTTTAGCATTTAACAATCGGCTGATAATCCTCACAATACATTATTGAATTTAGCTATTCCTTATCTGACAATATTTCATTATCATCTTTCCCATGGAAAAAGAGAACAAAACTGTTTCAATCTTCCTGGCGGGTCCCCCCTGCGCGGGAAAATCATCGACAGGACAAGTCCTTGCCTCCATGCTGGGGCTTCCTTTCTACGATCTGGATAAACTGATTGAGAAGATCGCTTCTCTCAGTATTCCGGAGATATTCAACAAGCTCGGAGAACAGGAATTCAGAAAGTTGGAATCCGATGCACTTCTTTCACTGCTTAAAACAAGAAAAACAATGATCCTTGCCCTTGGAGGTGGCTGCCTTCTTAAAGAAAGAAACCTCATAGAAATCAAAAAGAAGGGAATTATCGTAACCCTTACAGCATCGGATGAGATACTACTTGAAAGATGCAAACTACAGATTGGATACAGGCCACTTATAACGACCGATAAGGCATTCATAGAACTGCTGAAGAGAAGAAAAGAACACTACAATTCACTTCCCAACAATATTGACACTTCGTACACCTCGCCTGAACAAACCGCCCTGAAAATAACGAACCTGGGTTCCGGGTCTAACACCTAAACATTCGTTCCTAATGAAAAATACATAATGTTTACTATATATAGTATAGATATAATAAGACAAAATGTTTAGATGTTAGACCCGGCACCATTATTTGAGCGAGTAGATTTTCCCGGGGTGCTGCATGATGACACCGGCCATTTCCAGGCTCAACAACTCCGACTGGAGTACGGCTGTGCCAACTCCTACAAGTCTTAACAGCTCGTCAAAATGAAGCGTTTCAACGGAAAGGTGTTCAAGAATAGCCTTTTCTGTATCATTTCCCGGCTCAAACGCTTCAATCAGCTTCTCCGGTTCTTTTGCAAGGCCCAGGGGTTCCAGAACATCAGCAGCGGTTATAACAACCCCGGCTCCGTCACGAAGCAACATATTCGTGCCCATAGAAAGCGCTCTTGTCACTTCCCCCGGAACCGCGAATACATCCCTGCCCTGATCAAGGGCAGTATTCACAGTTATCATTGTACCGCTTCTCGCACCGGCTTCTACCACGACAACTCCCCTTGAAAAACCGCTGATAAGCCTGTTCCTTTCAGGAAATCTGTATCTTGCCGGATCAGTTCCCGGTGGATACTCACTTAAAAGTACTCCCTTTTCGAGTATTTTCTCAGAAAGCCTGTCATGTTCTGGGGGATAGCAAATATCAAGTCCGTTTCCCAGAACGGCCATTGTCACTCCACCTGCTTCGAGAACACCTCTGTGAGCTTCTCCATCAATGCCCCTTGCGAGTCCGCTGACCACGGCAACGCCGTTTCTGACAAAGTCCAGTGAAAGTTTTCTGGCTACCTTTCTTCCATAGGTTGTGCAGCGTCTTGAGCCGATTAGAGCAATTGCAGGCATCTTTAGGAATCCTTCCAGATCCCCCCTGTAAAATAGCACCGCCGGCGGGTCAGGTATGTTTACCAGAATATCAGGATAATCGTCACTGCCGTAGAGAACAGCCTTAATGCCATGCAAAACAGCTGATTCAACACACTTTTCAATAACATCTACTTTTGGCATTCCCGAATGGATTTCCCTTTTCAGTATCTCGACGGTTTCATCGGGTGTATGGCTGCGCAAAAGCCTTCTGAGATCTTCTCTGCCCACCTTCTCCCATGATGCCAGCCATATCGCGTTGTTCATTTATCAGCATCCCTTAAAAGACGTATAGAACCAGCTATTCTCCGGAGAAACTCATCCATTCCCAGACCTGTAACAGCGCTTATTACCATCGTGTCTTCCGGCAGCGTTTTCAGTATGGCAGCTTTCTCTTCTTCATCGATCAGATCAACCTTCGAAAGCACCACAATTTCATCAAGCTCTTCAAGGTCAGGTTTGTAAGCAAACACCTCATCACGGACAGTTCTGTACTGCTCTGCAGGTGATAGTTCCAGTCCTGCTCCGACAATGTAAACGAGTATTCTGTTCCTCTCCACATGACGAAGGAACCGCAAACCGAGCCCTACCCCTTCGCTGGCGCCTTCTATAAGACCTGGCAGATCGGCCAGCACAAAACTGAAACCCTTTGCCATTTTTATCATTCCTAAAGCCGGATTCAGCGTGGTGAAAGGGTATCCAGCAACCTTGGGCCTTGCGGCGCTCACCGTTGACAGAATAGTGGATTTTCCGGCATTGGGAACACCTATTAACCCAGCATCGGCTATCAGGCTCAGCTCAAGCCGGATTTTCCTGTATACACCAGGCTCCCCTTTTGTGAATTTACGCGGTGCCCTTTGCCGTGATGTAGCAAACGAAGCGTTGCCCCTGCCGGACATTCCTCCTGGAGCAACACGCAGTTCCTGTCCCGGTTCCGTAAGATCAGAGAGCTGTTCACCAGTATCAGAATCGAATACTGTAGTACCCGGGGGTACCTTCAGATATGTGTTCTGTCCCCTTCTCCCTGTCTTATTGCTCGAACCGCCGGATCTTCCCTTCTCAGCTTTAAAGATGGCGCCGTTCCTGAAATCCGCAAGTGTTGTAAGCTTTTCGTTCACTACAAGAACCACACTACCACCTGCGCCACCGTCACCGCCGTTGGGTCCGCCTTTAGGCACAAAAGTTTCCCTCCGGAAGGAAACTATGCCATCCCCTCCCTTTCCACCGTAAACTTCTATTGTGACAAGATCAATGAAGCGGGTACGCATAGAAATCTGCCCCTTTTCTGTTTAGAACACAAAAGAAAAGTATCTGAAACGTCCGAGAACAACTGGTAAGGTTCAATGATAAACAACTGTAATATCATAACCACAGATGTAATTCTCAAAATACATGGGAATTACAACCATGAATGACCCAGGACTGTTGTAACCGG
Above is a window of Candidatus Aegiribacteria sp. DNA encoding:
- the dprA gene encoding DNA-processing protein DprA, with product MNNAIWLASWEKVGREDLRRLLRSHTPDETVEILKREIHSGMPKVDVIEKCVESAVLHGIKAVLYGSDDYPDILVNIPDPPAVLFYRGDLEGFLKMPAIALIGSRRCTTYGRKVARKLSLDFVRNGVAVVSGLARGIDGEAHRGVLEAGGVTMAVLGNGLDICYPPEHDRLSEKILEKGVLLSEYPPGTDPARYRFPERNRLISGFSRGVVVVEAGARSGTMITVNTALDQGRDVFAVPGEVTRALSMGTNMLLRDGAGVVITAADVLEPLGLAKEPEKLIEAFEPGNDTEKAILEHLSVETLHFDELLRLVGVGTAVLQSELLSLEMAGVIMQHPGKIYSLK
- the obgE gene encoding GTPase ObgE encodes the protein MRTRFIDLVTIEVYGGKGGDGIVSFRRETFVPKGGPNGGDGGAGGSVVLVVNEKLTTLADFRNGAIFKAEKGRSGGSSNKTGRRGQNTYLKVPPGTTVFDSDTGEQLSDLTEPGQELRVAPGGMSGRGNASFATSRQRAPRKFTKGEPGVYRKIRLELSLIADAGLIGVPNAGKSTILSTVSAARPKVAGYPFTTLNPALGMIKMAKGFSFVLADLPGLIEGASEGVGLGLRFLRHVERNRILVYIVGAGLELSPAEQYRTVRDEVFAYKPDLEELDEIVVLSKVDLIDEEEKAAILKTLPEDTMVISAVTGLGMDEFLRRIAGSIRLLRDADK
- a CDS encoding DNA translocase FtsK; the protein is MATKRRRTASRKASRKKQNRLHNVLLVTVLFLGAAMIIVLIVPPQGLAGSIRSFLFGKLGYLSLLLPLFLFQTGAWILDLRFKKTGFRILSGIAVTGYFFATLLDFVISRRTMGFHNVPGGSVAGGLGDLLAPVTGAPITFLILFTAFVASLIAFTGWDIGSDFKSLADRLSMIIAGTGGRKKKKKKKTEVMNAPEVSLSNAWSRDAKDENFTSTPFKTREDDHSEKKAARMAQNERPTGKRRKVSPEGLPEGAETYVMYDSNDIDGYIPPPISCLDFPNEELRVRMTKAKLDDLSDLLLEKLDDFDIDCKVSGTYPGPVITRFEVEPGPGIKVNKFVSLSDDLALALKARRIRILAPIPGKGAVGIEVPNPTPETVFLREIMDEVSTQKLPIALGKKIEGEPFVADITTMPHLLIAGATGSGKSVCMHSIIATILLTKTPSEVRLAMIDPKMLELSIYEGIPHLWAPVVIETSKATGLLEALVSEMENRYKRLSRIGVRSIEEFNSRLTPETEDERLPFIVVFIDELADLMITVSRDVEPAIARLAHMARAVGIHMVLATQRPSVDVITGVIKANFPSRIAFNVQSKTDSRTILDMNGAEKLLGKGDMLFLPATSPEPLRVHGSFISTEETRTIVEHLRDQPKIPFEFEFSDDDSGNLYDPSAIKIDDPLFEKAKQVVVHTQQGSVSIIQRRLRVGYSRAASLIDMLEQAGVVGPFQGSKARDVLITMDELEGVDDEQTD
- a CDS encoding HU family DNA-binding protein → MTKDELSGEVAAKTGISRKVARSVLAALLDSISEQLCKGETIYLRGFGCFETREGRKRRARDPQGEGIIEIPPRIRLVFRPYDDLKDAVQKSLGKRVRVDFLCLTAKNSSRVSVVGKFNNWDEEENPMQRLPDGSWVGEIEAVSGQTLKYRYWIDGRLEGDPAFPADKKGNTLRQI
- a CDS encoding shikimate kinase; the protein is MEKENKTVSIFLAGPPCAGKSSTGQVLASMLGLPFYDLDKLIEKIASLSIPEIFNKLGEQEFRKLESDALLSLLKTRKTMILALGGGCLLKERNLIEIKKKGIIVTLTASDEILLERCKLQIGYRPLITTDKAFIELLKRRKEHYNSLPNNIDTSYTSPEQTALKITNLGSGSNT